In one Chelmon rostratus isolate fCheRos1 chromosome 7, fCheRos1.pri, whole genome shotgun sequence genomic region, the following are encoded:
- the LOC121608680 gene encoding olfactory receptor 1509-like, which translates to MINSTQVSHFTLAAYFDTGVFKYLYFLIILTFYLSIVCANVFLIVVICMNRSLHEPMYLFLCSLFVNELYGSTGLFLLLLVQVLSDVHTVSASLCFLQVFCLYSYGGIEFLTLAIMSYDRYLAICYPLQYNTHMTLNKIAKLTALIWLYPLLMNMFIVYYLTLPLQLCGNIINKVYCDNYYIVKLACSDTTLNNAFGLTHMFTVIFGLILMIIYTYIRILKVCFSGSKQTRQKAVSTCTPHLASLLNFSSGCFFEIVQSRFDLYNLPIMLRIFLSLYWLTCQPLINPLLYGLKMSKIRTVYKRLLFGEKMDISDN; encoded by the coding sequence ATGATCAACTCCACTCAGGTCTCACATTTCACTCTTGCTGCCTACTTTGACACCGGAGTTTTTAAATACTTGTACTTCctgattattttgactttttaccTCTCAATAGTTTGTGCCAACGTCTTCCTCATCGTGGTGATCTGCATGAACAGAAGTTTACATGAGCCTATGTACCTGTTCCTGTGCAGCCTGTTTGTGAATGAACTGTATGGTAGTACAGGCTtgttcctgctcctcctggttCAGGTTCTGTCTGACGTTCACACTGTTTCTGCTTCGTTATGTTTCCTGCAGGTTTTCTGCTTGTACTCGTACGGGGGTATAGAATTTTTGACCTTAGCCATCATGTCCTATGACAGATACCTGGCTATCTGCTACCCTCTGCAGTACAACACTCATATGACGTTGAATAAGATTGCCAAGCTCACTGCTCTGATTTGGTTGTACCCTCTGCTCATGAATATGTTCATCGTTTACTATCTgactctgcctctgcagctgtgcGGGAACATCATTAACAAAGTTTACTGTGACAACTACTACATCGTCAAACTGGCGTGCTCCGACACCACCCTCAATAACGCCTTCGGACTCACTCACATGTTCACGGTCATCTTTGGTCTCATACTGATGATTATTTACACGTATATCAGGATTCTTaaggtgtgtttttctggctcTAAGCAGACGAGGCAGAAAGCCGTCAGCACCTGCACGCCTCACCTGGCCTCCCTGCTCAACTTCTCTTCCGGCTGTTTCTTTGAAATCGTGCAGAGCAGGTTTGATTTGTATAATTTGCCCATTATGTTGcgtatttttttgtcattatacTGGCTGACATGTCAGCCGCTCATCAACCCTTTACTGTACGGACTGAAAATGTCTAAGATACGCACCGTATATAAACGTCTGCTCTTTGGGGAGAAAATGGACATATCAGACAACTAA
- the LOC121608682 gene encoding olfactory receptor 4D1-like yields MINSTQVSLFTLVAYLDTGVFKSLCFMIVMSVYILIVCTNLLLIVVICMNRSLHEPMYLFLCSLFVNELYGSTGLFPFILLQILSDVHTVSASCCFLQIYCVHFYGSVEIFSLAVMSYDRYVAICHPLQYNTRMTHRKVAGLSVFVWLYSMLSTLAMMSLSVPLQLCGNFIHKVYCDNYSIVKLACYDTTVNNIYGLVYIFTVIFGLIILIIYTYIRILKVCFSGSKQTRQKAVSTCTPHLASLLNFSFGCFFEIVQSRFDMSSSPIVLRIFLSIYWLACQPLFNPVMYGLNLTKIRIIIKSLGFGKRV; encoded by the coding sequence ATGATCAACTCCACTCAGGTTTCTCTTTTCACTCTTGTTGCCTACTTGGACACTGGAGTTTTTAAATCTCTTTGTTTCATGATTGTTATGTCTGTTTATATTCTCATAGTTTGCACCAACCTGCTGCTCATCGTGGTGATCTGCATGAACAGAAGCTTACATGAGCCTATGTACCTGTTCCTGTGCAGCCTGTTTGTGAATGAACTGTATGGTAGTACAGGCTTGTTTCCCTTCATTCTGCTGCAGATTCTCTCTGACGTTCACactgtttctgcttcctgttgcttCCTGCAGATCTACTGTGTGCATTTCTATGGAAGTGTAGAGATATTCAGCTTAGCCGTCATGTCTTACGACAGATATGTTGCGATCTGTCATCCTCTGCAGTACAACACGCGTATGACACACAGGAAGGTTGCAggcctctctgtgtttgtctggttGTACAGCATGCTGTCGACTCTTGCCATGATGTCTTTGAGCGTCCCTCTGCAGCTGTGCGGGAACTTCATTCACAAAGTTTACTGTGACAACTACTCCATCGTCAAACTGGCGTGCTACGACACCACCGTCAACAACATCTATGGACTTGTCTACATCTTCACGGTCATCTTTGGTCTTATAATTCTGATTATTTACACGTATATCAGGATTCTTaaggtgtgtttttctggctcGAAGCAGACGAGGCAGAAAGCCGTCAGCACCTGCACGCCTCACCTGGCCTCCCTGCTCAACTTCTCCTTCGGCTGTTTCTTTGAAATCGTGCAGAGCAGGTTCGATATGAGCAGTTCACCCATTGTTCTGCGCATCTTTTTATCAATATACTGGCTGGCATGCCAGCCGCTCTTCAACCCTGTGATGTACGGACTGAATTTGACCAAAATCCGCATCATAATCAAAAGTCTTGGTTTTGGCAAACGAGTTTAG